In Nocardioides sp. InS609-2, a single genomic region encodes these proteins:
- a CDS encoding flagellar motor switch protein FliM, whose protein sequence is MAADTAFVNPSAPSSTSTPLGSRARRRARTSAAVAYDFSRPIQLSREHSRILQLGFDGFARQATTVFTSALRTVCQVTLKSIDQHSYAEYVDSLPSSTYLTLFSADPMPGLGVLEIPLPATMVSIDHMLGGPGGAVQPQRPLTDIESGVIRGLIERLLREMRYSLASIVPLEPSISGIEYSPQFAQVAGVADVMVVATLDVRINEESHQTTVCLPFNGLLPHLIAAAAPSPVSDRERAQRVRAADLLAEAFNDVPVDVAVRFRGTRLDPDALSNVAVGDVLRLTHPASAPLDVAVDDTPFAHATAGATRNRLAALIVATPKEN, encoded by the coding sequence ATGGCGGCCGATACGGCCTTCGTGAATCCCTCTGCGCCCAGCTCAACGAGCACCCCGCTGGGCTCTCGTGCACGTCGGCGCGCCCGCACGTCGGCCGCGGTCGCCTACGACTTCAGTCGACCGATCCAGCTCTCGCGTGAGCACTCGCGCATCCTGCAGCTGGGCTTCGACGGCTTCGCCCGCCAGGCCACCACGGTCTTCACGTCCGCCCTCCGCACCGTGTGCCAGGTGACGCTGAAGTCCATCGACCAGCACAGCTACGCCGAGTACGTCGACTCGCTGCCGTCGTCGACGTACCTCACCCTCTTCTCCGCCGACCCGATGCCCGGGCTCGGTGTTCTCGAGATCCCGCTGCCCGCGACGATGGTCTCGATCGACCACATGCTCGGCGGCCCGGGTGGCGCCGTACAGCCGCAACGTCCGCTCACCGACATCGAGTCGGGCGTGATCCGCGGCCTCATCGAGCGGCTGCTGCGCGAGATGCGCTACTCGCTCGCCAGCATCGTGCCGCTGGAGCCGTCGATCAGCGGCATCGAGTACAGCCCCCAGTTCGCCCAGGTCGCCGGCGTCGCCGACGTCATGGTGGTGGCCACCCTCGACGTACGGATCAACGAGGAGTCCCACCAGACCACCGTGTGCCTGCCCTTCAACGGACTGCTCCCCCACCTCATCGCCGCCGCTGCGCCGTCGCCGGTCTCCGACCGTGAGCGAGCCCAGCGCGTGCGGGCCGCAGACCTGCTGGCCGAGGCCTTCAACGACGTCCCGGTCGACGTGGCGGTGCGCTTCCGCGGCACCCGCCTCGACCCCGACGCCCTCAGCAACGTCGCCGTCGGCGACGTCCTGCGCCTGACGCACCCCGCGTCGGCGCCGCTCGACGTGGCCGTCGACGACACGCCCTTCGCGCACGCCACCGCCGGCGCTACCCGCAACCGTCTCGCGGCGCTCATCGTCGCCACCCCCAAGGAGAACTGA
- a CDS encoding flagellar basal body-associated FliL family protein has product MSVTTLPPNETSGADAPGGDGKKPKKGGKKKLLILLVLLVVVVGAGWFFFLKPTGPPPQPVPGETVALESIQLNLEGGHYLRLGMALELSADVTEEIDGSKALDSAIDLFSGREMSEVNTGKQRQDLKAELLKRLEEAYEHEVLDVYFTEFVTQ; this is encoded by the coding sequence ATGAGCGTCACCACCCTCCCTCCGAATGAGACGTCCGGGGCCGATGCCCCCGGGGGCGACGGCAAGAAGCCGAAGAAGGGCGGCAAGAAGAAGCTGCTGATCCTGCTGGTGCTGCTCGTCGTCGTCGTCGGGGCCGGCTGGTTCTTCTTCCTCAAGCCCACCGGACCTCCCCCCCAGCCCGTGCCGGGCGAGACGGTGGCGCTGGAGTCGATCCAGCTCAACCTCGAGGGTGGCCACTACCTCCGGCTCGGGATGGCCCTGGAGCTGAGCGCCGACGTGACGGAGGAGATCGACGGCAGCAAGGCGCTGGACTCCGCGATCGACCTGTTCAGCGGGCGCGAGATGTCGGAGGTCAACACCGGCAAGCAGCGCCAGGATCTCAAGGCCGAGCTGCTGAAGCGACTCGAGGAGGCCTACGAGCACGAGGTGCTGGACGTCTACTTCACCGAGTTCGTGACCCAGTAG
- a CDS encoding flagellar motor protein MotB gives MAGRKGKRVPEEEHENHERWLVTYADMVTLLMVLFIVMFAMSSVDQRKFHELKSGLSAGFGQPSAMLDGGTSLLEEPGSAVADSIVPQAQTAEMAPETRDEVSLAVADNARLEQQRKVAEAKSEVNRLKEVLERLYKALRAHGLEDDVKATIDDRGLVVSLVSRHVVFAPNVADLTARGQLVIDTLAPVLKDLPDKLQIDGHTNQVKVKPALYPTDWELSAARAVTVLRRLGEKWRIPGARMTASAFGHERPLIDPSKPGSQAVNKRVDIVILTALPAETRELISEVVDSDTAPAAQGASS, from the coding sequence ATGGCCGGGCGCAAGGGCAAGCGCGTTCCCGAGGAGGAGCACGAGAACCACGAGCGCTGGCTGGTCACGTACGCCGACATGGTCACGCTCCTGATGGTGCTGTTCATCGTGATGTTCGCGATGAGCTCGGTCGACCAGCGCAAGTTCCACGAGCTCAAGTCCGGCTTGTCTGCCGGCTTCGGCCAGCCCTCGGCGATGCTCGACGGCGGTACGTCGCTCCTCGAGGAGCCGGGCTCGGCCGTCGCCGACTCGATCGTGCCGCAGGCCCAGACCGCCGAGATGGCGCCCGAGACCCGCGACGAGGTCAGCCTGGCCGTGGCCGACAACGCCCGACTCGAGCAGCAGCGCAAGGTCGCCGAGGCGAAGAGCGAGGTCAACCGGCTCAAGGAGGTGCTCGAGCGTCTCTACAAGGCGCTGCGTGCCCACGGCCTCGAGGACGACGTCAAGGCGACCATCGACGACCGCGGGCTGGTCGTCAGCCTGGTCTCACGCCACGTCGTCTTCGCGCCCAACGTCGCCGACCTGACCGCACGCGGACAGCTCGTCATCGACACCCTGGCCCCGGTGCTCAAGGACCTCCCGGACAAGCTGCAGATCGACGGCCACACCAACCAGGTGAAGGTGAAGCCGGCGCTCTACCCCACCGACTGGGAGCTCTCCGCCGCCCGCGCCGTCACGGTGCTGCGCCGGCTGGGTGAGAAGTGGCGGATCCCCGGAGCGCGGATGACCGCCTCCGCCTTCGGCCACGAACGCCCGCTCATCGACCCGTCGAAGCCCGGCTCCCAGGCCGTCAACAAGCGCGTCGACATCGTCATCCTCACCGCCCTTCCCGCCGAGACCCGCGAGCTCATCAGCGAGGTCGTGGACAGCGACACCGCACCAGCCGCCCAAGGAGCATCGTCATGA
- a CDS encoding flagellar motor protein gives MDPASLIGIGLAFVVIITANVLEGGNPMSLLLLPPLLLVFGTTMLICMAGSTIPDTKRSFAALKTAFLSKVQPAHAVVPTVVALADKARREGLLALEEMIADIDDPFLVRGVSMAIDGTDPEEVREILESSVYAKRAADKQAAKFFGDAGAYAPTIGIIGTVMGLVHVLENLAQPEELGHLIAAAFIATLWGVMSANVIWLPISSRLKRLSELEVARMELVIEGVAAIQSGSNPRVVAAKLYSLLPAGAEEEAGKATAKQAA, from the coding sequence ATGGACCCGGCATCCCTGATCGGCATCGGCCTGGCCTTCGTCGTCATCATCACCGCCAACGTGCTCGAGGGTGGCAACCCGATGAGCCTGCTGCTACTGCCGCCGCTGCTGCTCGTCTTCGGCACCACGATGCTGATCTGCATGGCGGGCAGCACGATCCCCGACACCAAGCGCTCCTTCGCCGCGCTCAAGACCGCGTTCCTCAGCAAGGTCCAGCCGGCCCACGCGGTCGTCCCGACCGTCGTCGCGCTGGCCGACAAGGCACGCCGTGAGGGTCTGCTCGCACTCGAGGAGATGATCGCCGACATCGACGACCCGTTCCTCGTGCGTGGCGTCTCGATGGCCATCGACGGCACCGACCCCGAGGAGGTCCGCGAGATCCTGGAGTCGTCGGTCTACGCCAAGCGGGCTGCCGACAAGCAGGCCGCGAAGTTCTTCGGCGACGCCGGCGCCTACGCGCCCACCATCGGCATCATCGGCACCGTCATGGGCCTGGTTCACGTGCTCGAGAACCTCGCCCAGCCCGAAGAACTCGGCCACCTCATCGCGGCCGCGTTCATCGCGACCCTGTGGGGCGTCATGTCCGCCAACGTGATCTGGCTGCCCATCTCGAGCCGGCTCAAGCGCCTCAGCGAGCTCGAGGTCGCCCGGATGGAGCTGGTGATCGAGGGAGTCGCCGCCATCCAGTCCGGTTCCAACCCGCGTGTCGTCGCGGCCAAGCTGTACTCCCTCCTGCCTGCGGGCGCGGAGGAAGAGGCCGGCAAGGCGACCGCGAAGCAGGCGGCCTGA
- a CDS encoding flagellar FlbD family protein, whose translation MITLTRLSGSEFALNSDLIERADCTPDTVITMIDGKKYVVSESLAEVVHRIRAHRAETIALSAVVAENPQLVLGRLAPAPAPGSGPPHLTAVAVLPQAVDEAGEL comes from the coding sequence ATGATTACGCTCACGCGTCTCTCCGGTTCCGAGTTCGCCCTGAACTCCGACCTGATCGAGCGCGCAGACTGCACGCCGGACACGGTCATCACGATGATCGACGGCAAGAAGTACGTCGTCTCCGAGTCGCTCGCCGAGGTCGTGCACCGCATCCGAGCGCACCGGGCAGAGACGATCGCGCTCTCCGCGGTCGTGGCCGAGAACCCGCAACTGGTACTCGGCCGACTGGCACCGGCGCCCGCGCCCGGGTCGGGTCCCCCGCACCTCACGGCGGTCGCCGTACTGCCGCAGGCCGTTGACGAGGCTGGAGAGCTCTGA
- a CDS encoding flagellar hook-basal body complex protein — protein sequence MLRSLFAGISGLRVNQTMLDVTGNNIANANTTGYKASNTVFKDTLSQMLTGATGPTAEAGGTNPIQIGLGVQLASTNTNFNQGSAQMTGRGTDLMINGDGFFVVKSGNEQVYTRAGAFNFDRDNFLVAPNGSRVQGYALDASGAPTGALTDVTLDAAGLTPPVPAGVELKSYTIGSTGIVRGVFSDGVQRDIMQVAVADFNNPMGLEKVGDTSFRASANSGAPEFGISGQGSRGELQAGAVEMSNVDLAAEFTNLILAQRGFQASSRVITTSDQVLEELVNIKR from the coding sequence ATGCTTCGCTCTCTCTTCGCCGGCATCAGCGGCCTGCGTGTCAACCAGACCATGCTCGACGTCACGGGCAACAACATCGCCAACGCCAACACCACTGGCTACAAGGCCAGCAACACCGTCTTCAAGGACACCCTGAGCCAGATGCTCACCGGCGCCACGGGCCCGACCGCCGAGGCTGGCGGCACCAACCCGATCCAGATCGGTCTCGGCGTCCAGCTGGCCTCGACCAACACCAACTTCAACCAGGGCTCGGCTCAGATGACCGGCCGCGGCACCGATCTGATGATCAACGGCGACGGCTTCTTCGTCGTCAAGTCTGGCAACGAGCAGGTCTACACCCGCGCCGGCGCCTTCAACTTCGACCGGGACAACTTCCTGGTGGCGCCGAACGGCAGTCGTGTGCAGGGCTACGCCCTCGACGCCTCCGGCGCGCCCACCGGCGCCCTGACCGACGTCACGCTCGACGCGGCCGGCCTCACCCCGCCCGTGCCTGCGGGCGTCGAGCTGAAGTCGTACACGATCGGCAGCACGGGGATCGTCCGCGGCGTGTTCTCCGACGGCGTGCAGCGCGACATCATGCAGGTCGCCGTCGCCGACTTCAACAACCCGATGGGCCTCGAGAAGGTCGGCGACACGAGCTTCCGCGCGTCCGCCAACTCCGGAGCCCCCGAGTTCGGCATCTCGGGTCAGGGCAGCCGCGGCGAGCTGCAGGCCGGTGCCGTCGAGATGTCGAACGTCGACCTCGCGGCCGAGTTCACGAACCTGATCCTCGCCCAGCGCGGGTTCCAGGCGTCCAGCCGCGTCATCACCACCTCGGACCAGGTGCTCGAGGAGCTCGTCAACATCAAGCGCTGA
- a CDS encoding flagellar hook capping FlgD N-terminal domain-containing protein has protein sequence MSVPAVEAPTTTGMFGPNEPVGTANAAGGDKEMFLQLLVAQMKYQDPMNPTDSSQFLAQSAQFTALEKMQEVADKTAQLVSAQVAFGATGLVGRQVTYLDEAGATVAGLVSGVTFGADGPVLDVAGKQVLLGAVQSVATATPAPASAPTTPSSTTSA, from the coding sequence GTGTCAGTACCCGCCGTGGAAGCACCCACCACGACCGGCATGTTCGGTCCCAACGAGCCAGTCGGGACCGCCAACGCCGCAGGCGGTGACAAGGAGATGTTCCTGCAGCTCCTGGTCGCCCAGATGAAGTACCAGGACCCGATGAACCCGACAGACTCCAGCCAGTTCCTGGCGCAGTCGGCGCAGTTCACCGCCCTGGAGAAGATGCAGGAAGTCGCCGACAAGACGGCCCAGCTCGTGTCGGCCCAGGTGGCTTTCGGGGCCACCGGTCTCGTGGGCCGTCAGGTCACCTACCTCGACGAGGCGGGCGCCACCGTGGCCGGGCTCGTCTCCGGCGTCACGTTCGGTGCGGATGGGCCCGTCCTCGACGTCGCCGGCAAACAGGTGCTGCTCGGCGCCGTCCAGTCCGTCGCCACCGCCACCCCTGCTCCTGCTTCTGCTCCCACCACTCCCTCTTCCACCACCTCCGCCTGA
- a CDS encoding flagellar hook-length control protein FliK: MSGISLPAVPVAVPVTSAGATATTGDPGEESGEFASLMAGLLGEDAPATDPALDAATPLDPAFVDPALLVASGAPVATPAPAAPALPGIVDTKNPVPPLPTPGPIERTGPIERTGPVGPGSRPVDDEGEVPRTYGCTTGVVIKGPRAPGLPGGSAAPALSTEVPPKLATNGLVAPAAPIPAVAATTDTAAAAPGIDPLAGTTPAVPQPVVPTAGTQVPPTAPIAAAAPAAPVHAGPSHIPDQVTAQVFPEIGRLAVRASSAGEGIHRITLNLHPETLGDVRVTLVVRGGEMKISIHAANEAGRIMADSLPELRRLLGSAGADAIVAVRDTGAGGATLNTADQRSNRSDLDRSGYDAHQQGRDTHGQDARTRNGHHATDGSNSGARGTEPGPPDQVRAIRSAGVDVTV, from the coding sequence ATGAGCGGGATCTCCCTGCCTGCCGTCCCCGTCGCCGTACCGGTGACTTCCGCCGGCGCCACTGCCACGACCGGTGACCCCGGCGAGGAGTCCGGCGAGTTCGCGAGCCTGATGGCCGGTCTCCTCGGCGAGGACGCCCCGGCCACCGACCCGGCTCTCGACGCTGCGACACCTCTCGACCCGGCTTTCGTCGATCCCGCGCTCCTGGTCGCTTCCGGCGCACCGGTGGCGACGCCGGCTCCGGCCGCGCCGGCCCTGCCGGGCATCGTGGACACGAAGAACCCGGTCCCGCCCCTACCGACGCCCGGACCCATCGAGCGGACCGGACCCATCGAGCGGACCGGGCCCGTCGGACCGGGCTCGCGCCCCGTCGACGACGAGGGCGAGGTCCCGCGCACCTACGGCTGCACCACCGGTGTCGTCATCAAGGGTCCGCGTGCGCCGGGTCTGCCGGGTGGGTCGGCCGCGCCCGCGCTCTCCACCGAGGTGCCGCCCAAGCTCGCCACGAACGGGCTCGTCGCGCCGGCCGCGCCCATTCCTGCCGTTGCCGCGACCACCGACACCGCCGCGGCCGCGCCGGGCATCGACCCGCTGGCAGGTACGACGCCCGCGGTCCCGCAGCCCGTCGTACCGACTGCCGGCACCCAGGTGCCTCCCACCGCCCCCATCGCTGCGGCCGCCCCGGCAGCGCCGGTGCACGCCGGACCGAGCCACATCCCCGACCAGGTCACCGCCCAGGTGTTCCCCGAGATCGGCCGGCTCGCGGTGCGGGCCAGCTCCGCCGGCGAAGGCATCCACCGGATCACGCTGAACCTCCACCCCGAGACCCTCGGCGACGTGCGCGTGACCCTCGTCGTCCGCGGCGGGGAGATGAAGATCAGCATCCACGCAGCGAACGAGGCCGGCCGGATCATGGCCGACAGCCTCCCCGAGCTCCGCCGCCTGCTGGGCAGCGCGGGCGCGGACGCAATCGTCGCCGTACGCGACACCGGCGCCGGAGGCGCCACCTTGAACACTGCCGACCAGCGGAGCAACCGCTCCGACCTGGACCGCAGCGGGTACGACGCGCACCAGCAGGGGCGCGACACCCACGGCCAAGACGCACGGACGCGCAACGGCCACCACGCCACGGATGGCTCGAACAGCGGAGCACGGGGCACCGAGCCCGGTCCGCCCGACCAGGTCCGCGCCATCCGCTCTGCGGGTGTCGACGTGACCGTGTGA
- a CDS encoding transglycosylase SLT domain-containing protein: MTIGDVTSRISAIQAQLDMLAPASNPVSSAAFANALSANSLTAASGMPSVGAGATADGLAVVDEAKQYLGVPYVWGGTSPTGMDCSGLVQMVYEKFGYDLPRLSADQARSGQPVASMAEARPGDLIAWDNSSRNNGVDHIAIYMGDGKMIEAPRTGLNVRIVDVPSTPDVIRRILPDTAAVTSASFSPTAAPTPGGAVPSFVPYADAFNTAGRTYGVNPMLLSAVARQESGFDAKAVSGAGAQGIMQLMPGTAKGLGVTDPFNPTQAIDGAARLLKDLMTRFGSTELGLAAYNAGPGAVLKYNGIPPYAETQNYVRSIMTTLEATT; this comes from the coding sequence ATGACCATCGGCGACGTCACCTCCCGGATCTCCGCGATCCAGGCCCAGCTCGACATGCTCGCCCCGGCGAGCAACCCCGTCTCCAGCGCGGCCTTCGCGAACGCCCTCAGCGCCAACTCGCTGACCGCGGCGAGCGGCATGCCATCCGTCGGCGCCGGCGCCACCGCTGACGGTCTCGCCGTCGTCGACGAGGCCAAGCAGTACCTCGGCGTCCCGTACGTCTGGGGCGGCACCAGCCCGACCGGCATGGACTGCTCCGGCCTCGTGCAGATGGTCTACGAGAAGTTCGGCTACGACCTGCCGCGCCTCTCCGCCGACCAGGCCCGCTCGGGTCAGCCCGTCGCGAGCATGGCCGAGGCACGCCCCGGCGACCTGATCGCGTGGGACAACTCCAGCCGCAACAACGGCGTCGACCACATCGCGATCTACATGGGCGACGGCAAGATGATCGAGGCCCCGCGCACCGGTCTGAACGTCCGCATCGTCGACGTACCCTCCACGCCCGACGTCATCCGCCGGATCCTTCCCGACACCGCGGCCGTCACCAGCGCGTCCTTCAGCCCGACCGCCGCGCCCACCCCCGGCGGAGCGGTGCCGTCCTTCGTGCCGTACGCCGACGCGTTCAACACCGCCGGCCGCACCTACGGCGTCAACCCGATGCTGCTCTCGGCCGTCGCCCGCCAGGAGTCGGGCTTCGACGCCAAGGCCGTCAGCGGCGCCGGCGCCCAGGGGATCATGCAGCTGATGCCGGGCACCGCGAAGGGGCTCGGCGTGACCGACCCGTTCAACCCGACCCAGGCCATCGACGGCGCCGCGCGCCTGCTCAAGGACCTGATGACGCGCTTCGGCAGCACCGAGCTCGGTCTGGCCGCCTACAACGCCGGGCCGGGTGCCGTCCTGAAGTACAACGGCATCCCGCCGTACGCCGAGACACAGAACTACGTCCGGTCGATCATGACGACCCTGGAGGCCACCACATGA
- a CDS encoding flagellar FliJ family protein yields MTAKYDAGLHAVARVREVRERDSRHGLTTAISDHATVETGVRTLETQLAAQPGFVSGSSVTYLADRTHALAMGEALIGRREDLRVSASVMAAATAHWRADRSRLEAVSMLLERRAEERRAERARTEATHLDDIATQGWLRRRQGMDEAVDA; encoded by the coding sequence ATGACCGCGAAGTACGACGCCGGCCTGCACGCCGTGGCGCGAGTGCGCGAGGTGCGCGAGCGCGACAGCCGTCACGGTCTGACCACCGCCATCTCGGACCACGCGACCGTCGAGACCGGCGTACGCACCCTCGAGACCCAGCTCGCCGCCCAGCCCGGCTTCGTGTCCGGCAGCTCGGTGACCTATCTCGCCGACCGCACGCACGCTCTCGCCATGGGCGAGGCGCTCATCGGCCGCCGCGAGGACCTCCGCGTCTCCGCGTCGGTCATGGCCGCCGCCACCGCGCACTGGCGCGCCGACCGGTCGCGCCTCGAAGCCGTCTCGATGCTGCTCGAGCGCCGCGCCGAGGAGCGTCGCGCCGAGCGCGCCCGCACCGAGGCCACCCATCTCGACGACATCGCCACCCAAGGCTGGCTGCGTCGCCGGCAGGGCATGGACGAGGCGGTGGACGCATGA
- a CDS encoding FliI/YscN family ATPase, translated as MSVLTETVRRTALDAAQPMALGRVTRVLGLQVQVSGLSAAIGDVVSIGERSPVLAEVAASGPAGLTCLPLGSTNGLTAGVSVRHTGGPLEIHVGEQLLGRVVDGIGRPVDGGPSLAGLDKVGVNLTPPQALQRPRINHQIGTGVRAVDALTPLGRGQRLGIMAGSGVGKSSLLSMVARGTDADVSVIALVGERGREVREFIENDLGPEGLARSVVVVATSDAPPVERLRAAFVATRIAEWFRDSGRHVMLMMDSLTRVAMAQREIGLSAGEPPATRGYPPSVFALLPQLLERAGTSPDGSITGLYTVLIEGDDLQDPVGDTARSILDGHIVLSRRLATSGHFPAIDVLESISRVTSAVTTVDQRADATRMRRLMAAHRDVRELVEIGAYVNGADVDADAAISAMPAMDAFLRQDMDDASPLDTTWAQLRDVVGTGAGVAR; from the coding sequence ATGAGCGTCCTGACCGAGACGGTCCGGCGCACCGCGCTGGACGCCGCCCAGCCGATGGCACTCGGGCGGGTGACGCGCGTGCTGGGCCTCCAGGTCCAGGTCAGCGGGCTGTCCGCCGCGATCGGTGACGTGGTCTCGATCGGCGAGCGCAGCCCCGTGCTGGCCGAGGTCGCCGCGAGCGGACCGGCCGGGCTCACCTGCCTGCCGCTCGGCTCGACCAACGGCCTCACCGCCGGTGTGTCGGTGCGGCACACCGGCGGACCGCTGGAGATCCACGTCGGCGAGCAGCTGCTCGGCCGCGTGGTCGACGGCATCGGCCGGCCGGTCGACGGCGGCCCCTCGCTCGCCGGCCTCGACAAGGTCGGCGTCAACCTGACCCCGCCGCAGGCCCTGCAGCGTCCCCGCATCAACCACCAGATCGGCACCGGCGTGCGCGCAGTCGACGCCCTCACCCCGCTCGGCCGCGGCCAGCGCCTCGGCATCATGGCCGGCTCGGGCGTCGGCAAGTCCAGCCTCCTCTCCATGGTCGCCCGCGGCACCGACGCCGACGTCTCGGTCATCGCTCTGGTCGGCGAGCGTGGCCGCGAGGTGCGCGAGTTCATCGAGAACGACCTGGGTCCCGAAGGCCTGGCCCGCTCCGTCGTCGTCGTCGCCACCTCCGACGCCCCGCCCGTCGAGCGACTGCGCGCGGCGTTCGTCGCGACCCGCATCGCCGAGTGGTTCCGCGACAGCGGCCGCCACGTCATGTTGATGATGGACAGCCTCACCCGCGTCGCCATGGCACAGCGCGAGATCGGCCTCTCTGCCGGCGAGCCGCCCGCCACCCGCGGCTACCCGCCCAGCGTCTTCGCCCTGCTCCCCCAGCTCCTCGAGCGCGCCGGCACCTCGCCGGACGGCAGCATCACCGGTCTCTACACCGTCCTCATCGAGGGCGACGACCTCCAGGACCCGGTCGGTGACACCGCACGCTCGATCCTCGACGGCCACATCGTGCTGTCCCGCCGGCTCGCCACGTCGGGCCACTTCCCGGCCATCGACGTGCTCGAGTCGATCAGCCGCGTCACCTCCGCCGTCACCACGGTCGACCAGCGTGCCGACGCGACCCGCATGCGCCGCCTGATGGCCGCACACCGCGACGTACGCGAGCTCGTCGAGATCGGCGCCTACGTCAACGGTGCCGACGTCGACGCCGACGCCGCCATCTCGGCGATGCCGGCGATGGACGCCTTCCTGCGCCAGGACATGGACGACGCCAGCCCGCTCGACACCACGTGGGCGCAGCTGCGCGACGTGGTGGGCACCGGTGCCGGGGTGGCCCGATGA